The region AGAATTATTAAAACCTATTAAACCATCAGCACTATTTGTTTTTATTTTTTCCAGGTAAATAAAAACGTTGGTGCTGTCCTGTTTGAATAACACCTCTGTGTCCTTTGTTTTTTTTACAAAGGGCATGTCTTCAAGACTTTTTTCTAGTCGCCCAATGGTTTTATCGTTATAGGTGTTTCTTCTTTTGGTAAAGTTTTGGAGCGTGTTGGTTGGAAATTTGTCATATCCTTTTATCGTTATGCGGTTTAAATACCTTTTTTTTCTTTGAGAAACTGTAAGTGCAGCTTCTATAGTATCGCTATTGTTGAATTTAAAATGGGTTAGTTGGGTTGTGGTAAAAGGGAAGCCTTCTTGTTGGATGCTATTGTTTAGGTCATATAAATAATTTTCAATCTCATTTATAGGAATGAAGTTACGCTTTCGCGAAAGCGAGATCACTTTCAGGACCTCTAACCTAAGATCGGTATCTTCTTTAATTTGAACATGGGAATACCTTCTGTTGAGTACTATCTCTAATTGTTGTAAGCTGTCATTGATCTTTTGTCGCTTATTAATAAGAAGATTCAAGTAGCCCTTTTTCAACAAGGAAGTTCTGATGCTGTCGGTCTGTTGGTTGCTATTCATTTCTTTTAAAGGGAGTTGAACAAGGGAGTCTGCGGGACTAAGTTCTGTTTTTTTAAAAGCGAGTTGGAGTTGATGGTTTTGACCATTTCCTATATTTAAAAATAGAATATATATAATAAGGACGTAAGTATGTTTCAATGTAGTTTTGTTATTAAGGCTTAAACCTATGAATTAACGTGTGATATTGTTCTATTCTTGTGCTTTAATAAAAAGATATACAAATATTTGAAACTGAGGTTTGAATAAGTCAATTTTATTCATACCTTTGCCGACCCTTAAAAAAGGATTAATTTATTAGCGTAAAACAATATGCCAACGATTTCACAATTAGTACGTAAAGGAAGAGCCAAAATAACCAAGAAGAGTAAATCGGCTGCTTTAGATTCATGTCCTCAACGTCGTGGAGTATGTACTCGTGTTTACACCACAACACCAAAGAAGCCTAACTCGGCAATGAGAAAGGTTGCTCGTGTTAGACTTACCAACGGTAAGGAAGTAAACGCATACATTCCAGGAGAAGGACACAATCTACAAGAGCACTCGATAGTATTGGTTAGAGGTGGAAGGGTAAAGGATTTGCCGGGAGTTAGATATCACATTGTGCGTGGAGCACTGGACACCGCAGGTGTAGCAGACCGTACACAACGTAGATCTAAATACGGTGCAAAACGCCCTAAGAAGTAAACTAAATTTTAAAGAATTGGAGCATACTCTGTTCCTATTTTTTTAATTAACAATTTCAACAAGAAGAAATGAGAAAAAGACAGGCCAAGAAGCGTCCTATCCTACCGGATCCACGCTTTAAAGACCAGCTAGTGACACGTTTCGTTAACATGATGATGTTACACGGAAAGAAGTCTACAGCATTCAAACTTTTCTATGATGCAATGGATATCGTAGAAGAGAAAAATCAAGATGAAGAAAAGACTTCTCTAGAAGTGTGGAAAGATGCGTTATCTAACGTTATGCCACACGTAGAAGTACGTTCTCGCCGTGTTGGTGGAGCTACTTTTCAAATTCCAATGCAAATTAGACCGGATAGAAAAATATCTACTGCTATGAAGTGGTTGATCAGTTATTCTCGTAAGCGTAATGAAAAATCATTTTCTGTACGATTAGCTTCTGAAATTCTTGCTGCGGCTAAGGAAGAAGGTGCTGCTGTTAAGAAAAAGGTGGATACGCACAAGATGGCTGAAGCGAATAAAGCATTTTCACACTTTAGATTCTAAAAATGGCACAAAGAGATTTAAAATACACGAGAAATATTGGTATTGCTGCGCACATTGATGCGGGTAAAACCACTACGACAGAGCGTATTCTTTTTTATACAGGAGTAAGTCATAAGATAGGTGAGGTGCACGATGGTGCTGCTACTATGGACTGGATGGAGCAAGAGCAAGAACGTGGTATTACTATTACTTCTGCTGCTACTACATGTACATGGAAATTTCCAATGGAAAACGCAGAGCCATTACCAGAAACTAAGGATTATCACTTTAATATTATTGACACACCAGGTCACGTTGACTTTACAGTAGAGGTTAATAGATCGTTACGTGTTCTTGACGGTTTAGTTTTCTTATTTAGTGCAGTTGATGGTGTTGAGCCGCAATCTGAAACTAACTGGAGACTTGCTGATAATTATAAAGTGCCGCGTATAGGTTTTGTAAACAAAATGGACCGTCAAGGGTCTAACTTTCTTGCTGTATGTCAGCAAGTAAAAGATATGTTGAAATCTAACGCAGTGCCGATTGTTTTAAACATTGGCGATGAAGATGAATTCAAAGGTATCATTGACCTTGTGAAGAATCGTGCTATTGTTTGGCATGATGATACTCAAGGAGCAACATTTGATGTGATCGGTATTCCTGAGGAATTGAAAGAAGAGGCAAGAAAATATCGTGGAATGCTTATCGAAGAGGTAGCTGCATATGATGAGAACTTGCTTGAAAAATATATGGAGGATGAAGACTCTATTACTGAGGATGAAGTGCATGCTGCTCTTCGTGCTGCTGTAATGGATATGTCTATTATTCCTATGATTTGTGGTTCAGCGTTTAAAAATAAAGGTGTTCAGTTTCTATTAGATGCTGTATGTCGTTATTTGCCTGCTCCTACAGATAAAGAAGGTATTTTCGGTATCAATCCTGATACTGATGAGCAAGAAATAAGAAGACCAGATGTTAATGAGCCTTTTGCTGCTCTAGCATTTAAAATTGCTACAGATCCTTTTGTTGGTCGTTTAGCTTTTTTCCGTGCTTATTCTGGCCGTTTAGATGCTGGATCATACATCCTTAACAACCGTTCAGGTAAAAAGGAACGTATTTCTCGTATTTATCAAATGCACTCTAATAAACAAAACGCCATCGATTATATCGAAGCGGGTGATATAGGTGCAGCGGTAGGATTCAAAGATATCAAGACTGGTGATACCATGACTGATGAAAAGCACCCTATCGTTTTGGAATCTATGGATTTTCCAGATCCAGTTATCGGTATTGCTGTAGAACCAAAAACTAAGGCAGATGTTGATAAAATGGGTATGGCTTTAGCTAAATTAGCTGAAGAAGATCCAACATTCCAAGTAAGAACTGATGAAGCTTCAGGCCAGACTATTATCTCTGGAATGGGAGAGTTACACTTAGATATTATCGTTGACCGTATGCGTCGCGAATTTAAGGTTGAGCTTAACCAAGGTGCGCCACAAGTGGAGTATAAAGAGGCTATCACTAGATCGGCTACACACAGAGAAACTTATAAAAAGCAATCTGGTGGTCGTGGTAAATTTGGAGATATTGTATTTACTATCGAACCAGCTGAACCAAATGAGGAGGGTAAGATAGAAGAAGGTCTTCAATTCATAAATAAGATTAAAGGTGGTAACGTTCCTAAGGAATTTATCCCTTCAATTGAAAAAGGTTTCCGTGAATCAATGAAAGCAGGTCCTCTTGCTGGATTTGAGATGGATAGTATGAGAGTAACCTTGACTGATGGATCTTTCCACGCTGTGGATTCTGATGCATTATCATTTGAACTTGCTGCTAAAATGGGTTACAAAGCTTCTGCAAAGTCTGCAGGTGCGGTAATTCTAGAACCTATCATGAAGCTTGAGGTAATTACTCCAGAAGAAAACATGGGTGATATCGTAGGTGACTTAAACCGTCGTCGTGGTCAAGTGAATGATATGAGTGATCGTAATGGTGCTAAGGTTGTTAAAGCTGATGTGCCATTGTCGGAGATGTTTGGTTATGTAACTACGTTACGTACGCTTTCATCAGGTCGTGCAACATCTACAATGTCATTTTCACATTATGCTGAAACTCCTTCTAACATTAGTGAAGTAGTAATCGCAGCAACAAAAGGTAACAATTAATATTTCAAACGATGAGTCAAAAAATCAGAATTAAACTCAAGTCTTACGATTATAATCTGGTAGATAAATCTGCAGAAAAAATCGTTAAAACTGTAAAAAGTACAGGTGCTGTTGTAACTGGACCTATTCCACTTCCAACACACAAAAAAATATTTACAGTATTAAGATCTCCTCACGTCAATAAAAAATCTCGTGAGCAGTTTCAATTGAGCTCTTACAAGAGACTTCTTGACATCTATAGTTCTTCTTCAAAGACTATTGATGCTCTTATGAAGTTAGAACTTCCTAGTGGAGTTGAAGTGGAGATCAAGGTATAATCATTTTACTGAGGATAAGAAAATTGATAAGTACCGCTTTCGCGAAAGCGGTGCTTTTTAAAAAGTTTTTAAATAACAATTAATTAAATAAATATGTCTGGGTTAATAGGAAGAAAAATCGGAATGACTAGTATTTATGACGAGAATGGTAAGAATATGCCATGTACGATCATAGAGGCAGGTCCTTGCGTTGTTACCCAAGTCAGAACTGAAGAGGTAGATGGATATTCTGCTTTGCAATTAGGTTTCGATGACAAATCAGACAAGAATGCTTCTAAAGCTGCTCAAGGGCATTTTAAGAAAGCAGGTTCTGGTGTCAAAAGAAAAGTTGCTGAATTCAAACGTTTTGATAAGGAGTACAATTTAGGTGATTCGATCACTGTAGATATGTTCACAGAAGGTGAATTTGTCGATGTGGCGGGAACGTCAAAAGGTAAAGGTTTTCAAGGTGTTGTTAAACGTCACGGTTTTGGTGGTGTTGGACAAGCGACACACGGTCAACACAACCGTTTAAGAGCTCCTGGTTCTATCGGTGCTGCATCTTACCCTGCACGTGTATTCAAAGGAATGCGCATGGGTGGACAGATGGGTAACGAAAAAGTAAAAGTTCAAAATTTAAGAGTATTAAAAGTTGTTTCTGAAAAGAATCTTTTAGTGGTGAAGGGTTGTATACCTGGTCATAAAAACTCTTATGTAATCGTACAGAAATAATGAAGATAGCAGTATTAGATTTAAAAGGAAAAGAAACTGGCCGTCAGGTAGAGTTATCTGATGATATTTTTGGTATCGAGCCTAGTGAGCATGCTATTTATTTAGATGTAAAGCAATATTTGGCAAATCAACGTCAAGGTACGCATAAAGCTAAGGCCCGTGCAGAGATTACGGGAAGTACACGTAAGATAAAGAAACAAAAAGGAACAGGTACAGCACGTGCAGGTTCTATTAAGTCTCCTATCTTTAGAGGTGGAGGTCGTATTTTTGGTCCATTACCACGTAGTTATTCATTCAAATTGAATAAAGGTCAGAAGAGGTTAGCTCGTAGAAGTGCATTAAGTCAGAAGATGGCTGAGGGTACTCTTACAGTAGTTGAGAACTTTAATTTTGAGGCACCAAGAACAAAGGATTTTATTGAAGTTTTAGAAGGTTTAGGACTTAATAATAAAAAATCCCTTTTTGTGTTGGGTGAATCAAATAATAATGTATATTTGTCTTCGCGAAATTTGAAGGGCTCTGATGTTATAACTAACTCAGAATTAAGCACTTACAAAATTCTAAATGCTGCAAACGTAGTGCTTTTAGAAGGTTCGCTAGAAGGAATTCAAGAAACTTTAAGTAAATAAGTCATGAGCATTTTAATAAAACCTATTATTACTGAGAAGGCAACTAGAGATAGTGAGCTTCTAAATCGTTACGGTTTTGAAGTGTCTCCTAAGGCTAATAAAGTTCAAATCAAAAAAGAAGTAGAGGCGACCTATAGTGTAACTGTTCTTAAAGTAAGAACAATGAATACTCGTATCAATCGCAATACTAAATATACTAAATCAGGGATTCAAGTTGGTAAAACTAGTGCTCGTAAAAAAGCATTTGTACAACTTAAAGATGGTGAAACCATTGATCTTTACAGTAATCTATAATTAAAAGACAATAATGTCAGTAAGAAAATTAAAACCTGTAACACCTGGACAGCGATTTAGAGTTGTTAATGGCTACGACGCCATTACAACTGATAAGCCGGAGAAGAGTTTACTCGCTCCGATAAAACGTTCAGGTGGTCGTAATGATAGTGGTCGTATGACTATGCGTTACAAAGGTGGTGGTCACAAAAGACGCTACCGTATAATCGATTTCAAGAGAAATCATCATGGTGTTCCAGCAACTGTTGCAAGTATAGAGTACGATCCAAATCGTACTGCCTTTATTGCTCTTGTGAACTACCAAGATGGTGAGAAGCGATATATCGTTGCTCCTAATGGTCTTAAAGTGGGTCAGAACATTGTGTCTGGCGAAACTGCAACTCCAGAAGTAGGAAACGCTATGAAGCTTTCACAAATTCCTTTAGGTTCGATCGTTAGTTGTATTGAATTACGTCCAGGTCAAGGAGCTACTATAGCTCGTAGTGCTGGTTCTTTTGCTCAGTTAATGGCAAGAGATGGTAAATACGCTACGGTTAAAATGCCTTCTGGAGAAACAAGATTAATTTTGCAAGAATGTTTAGCTACTATAGGAGCTGTTTCTAACAGTGATCACCAGTTAGTGGTAAGCGGTAAAGCAGGAAGATCTAGATGGTTAGGTAGAAGACCTAGAACTCGTCCAGTAGTGATGAACCCTGTTGATCACCCAATGGGTGGTGGAGAAGGTAAGTCTTCTGGAGGTCATCCAAGATCTCGTAATGGTATTCCTGCAAAAGGATATCGTACACGTGATAAGAATAAAGCTAGTACTCAATATATAATAGAACGTAGAAAGAAATAAATTATGGCTCGTTCACTTAAAAAAGGACCTTACGTATTTCATAAACTTGAATCTAAGGTGGCTCAAAACATTGAGTCCGGAAAGAAAACTGTTATCAAAACTTGGTCTCGTGCATCTATGATCACTCCAGATTTTGTTGGTCAAACAATTGCTGTTCATAATGGACGTCAGTTTGTTCCCGTGTTTGTTACAGAAAACATGGTTGGACATAAACTTGGTGAATTTTCACCTACCAGATCCTACAGGGGTCACGGTGGTGCAAGGAACAAAGGTAAAAAATAAGCTAAGCTATGGGAGTTCGTAAACGACAAACGGCTGAAAGGCTAAAGGAAGAGAGAAGTAAAATTGCTTTTGCAAAGCTTAATAATTGCCCTACTTCACCTCGTAAAATGAGATTAGTAGTTGATATAATTAGAGGAAAGAAAGTGGAGGATGCATTAAACATTCTTAAGTTTTCTTCTAAAGAAGCTGCTAGAAGATTGGATAAGCTCGTACTTAGTGCTGTTGCAAATTGGCAAGCTAAGAATGAAGATGCTGATGTTGCTGAGGCTGGACTTTTTATCAAAGAGATAAGAGTTGATGGTGGTGCAATGTTAAAGAGGTTGCGTCCTGCTCCACAGGGTAGAGCGCATAGAATAAGAAAAAGATCAAACCATGTGACTCTTGTGTTAGGTCAAACTAATACCGTAGAGGCTAACTAATATATTTATGGGACAGAAAACAAATCCAATAGGAAATCGTTTAGGTATCATCCGCGGATGGGAATCTAACTGGTATGGTGGAAATGACTATGGAGATAAGTTAGCAGAGGATGATAAAATACGTAAGTATATCCACGCTCGTTTATCAAAGGCAAGCGTATCTCGTATTATTATCGAGCGTACCTTGAAACTTGTTACGGTTACTATTACTACTGCTAGACCTGGTATTATTATCGGTAAAGGTGGTTCTGAAGTAGATCGTTTGAAAGAAGAATTGAAAAAAATATCTGATAAGGATGTTCAAATCAATATTCATGAAATCAAAAGACCTGAATTAGATGCTCATTTAGTTGGCTCTAGTATCGCAAGACAAATTGAAAATCGCATCTCTTATAGACGCGCTATCAAAATGGCTATTGCTGCTGCTATGAGAATGAATGCTGAAGGTATCAAGGTTCAGATTTCAGGAAGATTGAATGGTGCCGAGATGGCAAGGTCTGAATCGTTTAAAGATGGTCGTATACCTCTTTCTACTTTTCGTGCTGATATTGACTATGCATTAGTTGAGTCACACACTACTTATGGTAGAATAGGTGTGAAAGTATGGATTATGAAAGGTGAAGTTTATGGTAAACGTGATCTTTCTCCTCTAGTAGGACTTGCAAAGAAACAACAAGGAAATAAAGGTGGTGGTACTAACCCTCGTGGTGGTAGTAATCGTCGTCGTAGAAATTAATAATAGCTAGAAATGTTACAACCTAGAAAAACAAAATTTAGAAAACAGCAAAAGGGTCGCATGAAAGGTGATTCTGGACGTGGTAACCAGCTAGCCTACGGGACCTTTGGGATTAAATCTTTAGATTCTAATTTCATTAACTCAAGACAAATCGAGGCAGCACGTATTGCAGCTACTCGTTTTATGAAGAGAGAAGGTTCTTTATGGATCAAGATATTTCCAGACAAGCCTATTACTAAAAAACCTCTTGAGGTTCGTATGGGTAAAGGTAAAGGTAATGTCGAGTATTGGGCAGCGGTTGTTAAACCAGGTAGAATTCTTTTTGAAATTTCTGGTGTACCTCAAGCTGTTGCACAAGAGGCATTGCGTCTTGCAGCACAAAAATTACCAGTTAAAACTAAATTCATAGTCGCTCGCGATTATCAAGAATAGATTTGAGTCATGAAACAATCAGAAGTTAAAGGATATTCCCAAGAGGAATTAAAAGACAAACTTGTGGAATCACAAGTTGCTTACGGAGATTTAAAGAGAACTCATAGTATGTCACCATTAGATAATCCTTCACAGATTACTAAATTGCGTAAGACTATTGCGAGAATCAAGACTGCGATCAATAATAAATAGTGTGACTATGGAGACTAGAAATTTAAGAAAAGAACGTGTAGGAGTTGTTAAAAGTAACAAGATGGATAAAAGCATCGTTGTTACTGAAGTCAAAAGACAAAAGCACCCTATGTATGGAAAGTTTGTTCTAAAGACAAAGAAATATGTTGCTCATGACGAAAAGAATGAGTGCAATGAAGGCGATACCGTACGTATTATGGAGACTCGACCTTTAAGTAAGTCTAAGAACTGGAGATTAGTAGAAATATTAGAAAGAGCTAAGTAATGGTACAACAAGAATCTAGATTAAAAGTAGCCGACAATACAGGTGCAAAGGAAGTTCTTTGTATTCGTGTATTGGGTGGTACTAAAAGGAGGTATGCTTCCGTAGGAGACAAAATTGTTGTTTCTGTTAAGGAATCTACTCCTAATGGTAATATTAAGAAGGGTGCGGTTTCTACTGCAGTCGTTGTCCGTACTAAGAAGGAAGTAAGAAGACCAGATGGTTCTTACATTCGTTTTGACGACAATGCTTGCGTTTTATTAAACCCAACTTCTGACATGAGAGGTACTCGTGTTTTTGGACCAGTAGCACGTGAATTACGTGACCGACAGTTCATGAAAATTGTTTCACTCGCTCCAGAAGTTCTATAATAAAAAATTATGGCAAAGTTAAAAATCAAAACAGGGGATACGGTGAGAGTTATTGCTGGAGAACACAAAGGTTCTGAAGGTAAGATCTCAAAGGTCCTTATTGAAAAAAATAAAGCAATCGTTGAAGGTGTTAACATGGTTTCTAAACACGAGAAGCCTAGTGCAACAAACCCTCAGGGAGGAATAAAAGAAAAAGAAGCTCCGTTACATGTCTCAAACCTTTCTTTGATAGATAAGAATGGTAAGAATACCAAAATTGGTTACGAATCAAAAGATGGTAAAAATGTACGTATTGCTAAAACAACTAAAGAAGTTATATAATCATGTCGTATTTACCAAGACTTAAAGGAGAATATAGAGAGCGTATTGCTGGGGCTTTACAGACAGAGTTTTCATACAAGAATGTTATGGAGATTCCTAAGCTACAGAAAATAGTGCTTAGCCGCGGAGTAGGTGGTGCTGTTGCTGACAAGAAATTGATTGATTACGCTTTAGAAGAGTTTACAACAATCACTGGTCAAAAAGCGGTGGCAACCCTTTCAAAGAAGGATGTTGCATCGTTCAAATTACGTAAAGGTATGCCAATTGGTGTAAAAGTTACTTTACGAGGTGATCGTATGTATGAGTTTTTAGATCGCTTTGTAACTGTTGCTCTTCCAAGGGTAAGAGATTTCCAGGGTATAAAAGCAGATGGATTTGATGGTAGAGGTAATTATAACTTAGGTATTACTGAGCAAATTATCTTTCCTGAAATTAATATAGATAAGGTAAATAAAATTTCTGGTATGGATATTACATTTGTAACCAGTGCTGATACTGATAAAGAAGCAAAATCGCTTCTTTCAGAATTGGGCTTACCTTTTAAAAAGAACTAATTAGAGATGGCAAAAGAATCAATGAAAGCGCGTGAGCGCAAGCGTCAAGCAATAGTGGATAAATATGCCGCTAAGAGAAAAGCTTTAAAGGAAGCTGGTGACTATGAAGAGTTACAGAAGCTTCCGAAAAATGCTTCTCCTGTTCGTTTACACAATCGTTGTAAATTAACTGGTCGACCTAAGGGTTATATGAGACAATTTGGTGTTTCTCGTGTAATGTTTAGACAAATGGCTAATCAAGGTTTAATTCCTGGCGTTAAAAAGGCTAGTTGGTAATAGCTTAAAGATATAATTATGAATACAGATCCAATCGCAGATTATCTAACTAGAATAAGGAATGCCGTTAGAGCAAATCACAGAGTAGTTGATATTCCTGCATCTAAAGTAAAAAAAGAAATAACTAAAATCTTATTTGATCAAGGTTATATTCTTAGCTATAAGTTTGAAGACACTTCGGCTCAACAAAACATAAAGATCGCTTTAAAGTACGATCGAGACACTAAGGAATCGGTTATTAAAGATTTACAGCGTCTATCTAAACCTGGTTTACGTAAGTATTCTGGTGCTAGTGAGTTGCCACGTGTTCTTAACGGTCTTGGTATCGCTATCATTTCTACCTCAAGAGGTGTTATGACTGATAAGCAAGCTCGTTCAGAAAATGTTGGTGGAGAAGTTCTTTGTTACGTTTATTAATATACAGTTATGTCAAGAATAGGAAAGAATCCGGTGGCTATACCTGCTGGTGTATCGGTAAAAGTTGAAAATAAGGAAATCATTGTTGAAGGTAAGCTTGGTAAGTTAGTTCAACCTTACACAGACGTTAGTGTTGAAGTAGATGGTGATCATGTTATTGTGAGTCGTCCTTCAGATGCCAAAGATCATAGAGCTAAACACGGACTTTACAGGTCTTTGATAGATAATATGGTTCATGGTGTATCTACTGGATGGTCTAAACAATTGGAACTTGTAGGTGTTGGTTATAGAGCATCCAGTCAAGGACAAAAGTTAGACTTAGCCTTAGGATTTTCACATAGCATAGTTTTAAATATTGCACCAGAGGTGCATATTGAAACTGTGTCTGAAAAGGGTAAAAATCCGGTTATTAAATTGACTTCCTTTGATAAGCAATTGTTAGGTCAGGTAGCCGCTAAGATTAGAGGTTTCAGACCGCCAGAGCCTTATAAAGGTAAAGGTGTTAAGTTTGTAGGAGAAATAATTAGAAGAAAAGCTGGTAAATCAGCATAATTTATATTTATTATGGCACTTTCAAAGTCAGCGAGAAGAATAAAAATCCGTAAGCGTATTCGTAAAACGGTAAATGGAACGGCTAGCCGTCCTAGATTATCTGTTTTTAGAAGTAATAAAGAAATTTATGCTCAGGTAATTAATGATGTAGATGGAGTGACCATCGCATCGGCCTCATCACGTGAGCTTAAGTCTAACAGCCCTAAAGCGGAAGCTGCCAAAGAAGTTGGTAAAGCTGTTGCTGAGAAAGCTAAAGCTGCTGGTGTTGAAACTGTTTCTTTTGATAGAGGTGGTTATTTGTATCACGGACGTGTTTTATCTCTTGCAGAAGGAGCTCGTGAAGGTGGTCTTAAATTTTAATTTGAAACATTTAATATAATGTACCAAAAATATAAAAATGTAGAAACGGTGAAGCCAGGTGGTCTTGAGCTTAAGGATCGTTTAGTAGGTGTTCAACGTGTTACTAAGGTAACAAAAGGTGGTCGTGCTTTTGGATTCTCAGCAATAGTTGTTGTTGGAGATGAAAACGGTGTTGTAGGTCATGGTTTAGGTAAATCCAAAGAAGTATCTGAGGCTATATCTAAATCGGTTGAAGACGCTAAGAAAAATCTAGTTCGTATTCCATTAAGAAAGGGAACTATTCCTCATGAACAAAAAGGTAAGTTTGGTGGTGCAAGAGTTTTATTGATGCCTGCTTCTGCTGGTACCGGAGTTATTGCTGGTGGTGCTATTAGAGCGGTTCTAGAGGCTGTTGGAGTTCATGACGTACTTAGTAAGAATCAAGGTTCTTCAAATCCTCACAACGTAGTAAAAGCTACTTTTGACGCGCTATTGCAATTGCGTAATGCAGAGACAGTGGCAAAACAAAGAGGTATTTCATTAGATAAAGTTTTTAACGGATAATCATTGTCATGGCTATATTAAAGGTAAAGAAAGTACGTAGTGCCATCAATAGGACGGCAAGACAAAAAAGAACACTAGAATCTCTAGGTTTAAGAAAGATGAATCAGGTTGTAGAGCATGAAGATACTTCGGCGATACAAGGTATGATTGCTAAAGTTCAACATTTAGTCTCTGTAGAGAAGGCATAAAAAATATCAAAATGGGTTTACATAATTTAAAACCAGCTGAAGGTTCCGTTAAAAATTCTGCCAAGATTATTGGTCGTGGACA is a window of Nonlabens sp. MB-3u-79 DNA encoding:
- the fusA gene encoding elongation factor G, which produces MAQRDLKYTRNIGIAAHIDAGKTTTTERILFYTGVSHKIGEVHDGAATMDWMEQEQERGITITSAATTCTWKFPMENAEPLPETKDYHFNIIDTPGHVDFTVEVNRSLRVLDGLVFLFSAVDGVEPQSETNWRLADNYKVPRIGFVNKMDRQGSNFLAVCQQVKDMLKSNAVPIVLNIGDEDEFKGIIDLVKNRAIVWHDDTQGATFDVIGIPEELKEEARKYRGMLIEEVAAYDENLLEKYMEDEDSITEDEVHAALRAAVMDMSIIPMICGSAFKNKGVQFLLDAVCRYLPAPTDKEGIFGINPDTDEQEIRRPDVNEPFAALAFKIATDPFVGRLAFFRAYSGRLDAGSYILNNRSGKKERISRIYQMHSNKQNAIDYIEAGDIGAAVGFKDIKTGDTMTDEKHPIVLESMDFPDPVIGIAVEPKTKADVDKMGMALAKLAEEDPTFQVRTDEASGQTIISGMGELHLDIIVDRMRREFKVELNQGAPQVEYKEAITRSATHRETYKKQSGGRGKFGDIVFTIEPAEPNEEGKIEEGLQFINKIKGGNVPKEFIPSIEKGFRESMKAGPLAGFEMDSMRVTLTDGSFHAVDSDALSFELAAKMGYKASAKSAGAVILEPIMKLEVITPEENMGDIVGDLNRRRGQVNDMSDRNGAKVVKADVPLSEMFGYVTTLRTLSSGRATSTMSFSHYAETPSNISEVVIAATKGNN
- the rplD gene encoding 50S ribosomal protein L4; amino-acid sequence: MKIAVLDLKGKETGRQVELSDDIFGIEPSEHAIYLDVKQYLANQRQGTHKAKARAEITGSTRKIKKQKGTGTARAGSIKSPIFRGGGRIFGPLPRSYSFKLNKGQKRLARRSALSQKMAEGTLTVVENFNFEAPRTKDFIEVLEGLGLNNKKSLFVLGESNNNVYLSSRNLKGSDVITNSELSTYKILNAANVVLLEGSLEGIQETLSK
- the rplV gene encoding 50S ribosomal protein L22, with protein sequence MGVRKRQTAERLKEERSKIAFAKLNNCPTSPRKMRLVVDIIRGKKVEDALNILKFSSKEAARRLDKLVLSAVANWQAKNEDADVAEAGLFIKEIRVDGGAMLKRLRPAPQGRAHRIRKRSNHVTLVLGQTNTVEAN
- the rplB gene encoding 50S ribosomal protein L2 gives rise to the protein MSVRKLKPVTPGQRFRVVNGYDAITTDKPEKSLLAPIKRSGGRNDSGRMTMRYKGGGHKRRYRIIDFKRNHHGVPATVASIEYDPNRTAFIALVNYQDGEKRYIVAPNGLKVGQNIVSGETATPEVGNAMKLSQIPLGSIVSCIELRPGQGATIARSAGSFAQLMARDGKYATVKMPSGETRLILQECLATIGAVSNSDHQLVVSGKAGRSRWLGRRPRTRPVVMNPVDHPMGGGEGKSSGGHPRSRNGIPAKGYRTRDKNKASTQYIIERRKK
- the rpsL gene encoding 30S ribosomal protein S12, whose translation is MPTISQLVRKGRAKITKKSKSAALDSCPQRRGVCTRVYTTTPKKPNSAMRKVARVRLTNGKEVNAYIPGEGHNLQEHSIVLVRGGRVKDLPGVRYHIVRGALDTAGVADRTQRRSKYGAKRPKK
- the rplP gene encoding 50S ribosomal protein L16, with protein sequence MLQPRKTKFRKQQKGRMKGDSGRGNQLAYGTFGIKSLDSNFINSRQIEAARIAATRFMKREGSLWIKIFPDKPITKKPLEVRMGKGKGNVEYWAAVVKPGRILFEISGVPQAVAQEALRLAAQKLPVKTKFIVARDYQE
- the rpsS gene encoding 30S ribosomal protein S19, which encodes MARSLKKGPYVFHKLESKVAQNIESGKKTVIKTWSRASMITPDFVGQTIAVHNGRQFVPVFVTENMVGHKLGEFSPTRSYRGHGGARNKGKK
- the rpsG gene encoding 30S ribosomal protein S7, encoding MRKRQAKKRPILPDPRFKDQLVTRFVNMMMLHGKKSTAFKLFYDAMDIVEEKNQDEEKTSLEVWKDALSNVMPHVEVRSRRVGGATFQIPMQIRPDRKISTAMKWLISYSRKRNEKSFSVRLASEILAAAKEEGAAVKKKVDTHKMAEANKAFSHFRF
- the rplW gene encoding 50S ribosomal protein L23, producing the protein MSILIKPIITEKATRDSELLNRYGFEVSPKANKVQIKKEVEATYSVTVLKVRTMNTRINRNTKYTKSGIQVGKTSARKKAFVQLKDGETIDLYSNL
- the rpsJ gene encoding 30S ribosomal protein S10; amino-acid sequence: MSQKIRIKLKSYDYNLVDKSAEKIVKTVKSTGAVVTGPIPLPTHKKIFTVLRSPHVNKKSREQFQLSSYKRLLDIYSSSSKTIDALMKLELPSGVEVEIKV
- the rplC gene encoding 50S ribosomal protein L3; this translates as MSGLIGRKIGMTSIYDENGKNMPCTIIEAGPCVVTQVRTEEVDGYSALQLGFDDKSDKNASKAAQGHFKKAGSGVKRKVAEFKRFDKEYNLGDSITVDMFTEGEFVDVAGTSKGKGFQGVVKRHGFGGVGQATHGQHNRLRAPGSIGAASYPARVFKGMRMGGQMGNEKVKVQNLRVLKVVSEKNLLVVKGCIPGHKNSYVIVQK
- the rpsC gene encoding 30S ribosomal protein S3, coding for MGQKTNPIGNRLGIIRGWESNWYGGNDYGDKLAEDDKIRKYIHARLSKASVSRIIIERTLKLVTVTITTARPGIIIGKGGSEVDRLKEELKKISDKDVQINIHEIKRPELDAHLVGSSIARQIENRISYRRAIKMAIAAAMRMNAEGIKVQISGRLNGAEMARSESFKDGRIPLSTFRADIDYALVESHTTYGRIGVKVWIMKGEVYGKRDLSPLVGLAKKQQGNKGGGTNPRGGSNRRRRN